A section of the Agrococcus sp. SGAir0287 genome encodes:
- a CDS encoding amidohydrolase, translated as MRKLAPFDRSEQAAPLLVVAAAIHTADAADRTAQAMLLDAGRVLAVGSVDACQAAAREAGIAPDRVDLGDATVVPGFVDAHAHPLMFGQMMTWVDCGPERAGSIPEIVALLREAAERAPAGRPVRGYGYEHRNLVEQRHPTRFELDEVATDREVYLMNASGHGGVVNSRTLELGGVDRDTPNPPGGTFFRDADGELTGELSDAACNVLTGVGGVKVGHHGPNFHLADEPEEHLRQLAAATERFLASGVTAIGDCQVSRRELDMYLRLAGTDGGLPVRVSMYLLSHLLDEALEMGLVGAFGNAHLSFAGIKLYADGTLGGWTAYFPDGYVGDPCRTGQLYHEPAEYAELIRRAHAAGLQTATHAQSPTAIGMVVDALEAALAERPDPDARHRIEHCGLPTPEQIARMAAAGIRPVNQPQHYRNWGEGVEEAIGTPGERFNPLGEMLAAGVPVTISSDAPVAEPIPLEAIETAVTRRTLRGHRLGSDDLRISALAALRAHTIEGATTLGREDDLGSLEVGKCADFAVLTGDPLAVDPETIAQIAVQQTWVGGVRRWEAP; from the coding sequence ATGAGGAAGCTCGCACCCTTCGACCGATCCGAGCAGGCAGCGCCGCTGCTCGTCGTCGCAGCCGCGATCCACACGGCCGACGCTGCGGACCGCACGGCGCAGGCGATGCTGCTCGACGCCGGCCGCGTGCTCGCCGTCGGCAGCGTGGACGCCTGCCAGGCGGCCGCCCGGGAGGCGGGCATCGCGCCCGACCGCGTCGACCTCGGCGACGCGACCGTCGTGCCGGGCTTCGTCGACGCGCACGCGCATCCGCTCATGTTCGGGCAGATGATGACGTGGGTCGACTGCGGGCCCGAGCGCGCAGGCAGCATCCCCGAGATCGTCGCGCTGCTGCGCGAGGCGGCCGAACGGGCGCCCGCCGGTCGCCCCGTGCGCGGCTACGGCTACGAGCACCGCAACCTCGTCGAGCAGCGGCACCCCACGCGGTTCGAGCTCGACGAGGTCGCGACGGACCGCGAGGTCTACCTCATGAACGCGTCGGGCCACGGCGGCGTCGTGAACTCGCGCACGCTCGAGCTCGGCGGCGTCGACCGCGACACCCCGAACCCGCCCGGCGGCACGTTCTTCCGCGACGCGGACGGCGAGCTCACGGGCGAGCTGTCGGATGCGGCGTGCAACGTGCTCACGGGCGTCGGCGGCGTGAAGGTCGGCCATCACGGCCCGAACTTCCACCTCGCCGACGAGCCCGAGGAGCATCTGCGGCAGCTCGCCGCCGCCACCGAGCGCTTCCTGGCGAGCGGCGTGACGGCGATCGGCGACTGCCAGGTGTCGCGGCGCGAGCTCGACATGTACCTGCGGCTCGCGGGCACCGACGGCGGCCTGCCCGTGCGCGTGTCGATGTACCTGCTCTCGCACCTGCTCGACGAGGCGCTCGAGATGGGGCTCGTCGGCGCGTTCGGCAACGCGCACCTGTCGTTCGCCGGCATCAAGCTCTACGCCGACGGCACCCTCGGCGGCTGGACCGCGTACTTCCCCGACGGCTACGTCGGCGATCCGTGCCGCACGGGGCAGCTGTACCACGAGCCGGCCGAGTACGCGGAGCTCATCCGCCGCGCGCACGCCGCCGGGCTGCAGACGGCGACGCACGCGCAGTCGCCGACCGCGATCGGCATGGTCGTGGATGCGCTGGAGGCGGCGCTCGCCGAGCGTCCCGACCCCGACGCGCGGCACCGCATCGAGCACTGCGGCCTGCCGACGCCCGAGCAGATCGCGCGCATGGCGGCGGCCGGCATCCGGCCCGTGAACCAGCCGCAGCACTATCGCAATTGGGGCGAGGGGGTCGAGGAGGCCATCGGCACGCCCGGCGAGCGCTTCAACCCGCTCGGCGAGATGCTCGCGGCGGGCGTGCCCGTGACGATCTCGTCGGATGCGCCGGTCGCCGAGCCCATCCCGCTCGAGGCGATCGAGACGGCCGTGACGCGGCGCACGCTGCGCGGGCACCGCCTCGGGTCCGACGACCTGCGCATCTCGGCGCTCGCGGCGCTGCGCGCGCACACCATCGAGGGCGCCACCACGCTCGGCCGCGAGGACGACCTCGGCTCGCTCGAGGTCGGCAAGTGCGCCGACTTCGCCGTGCTCACGGGCGACCCGCTCGCCGTCGACCCCGAGACGATCGCGCAGATCGCCGTGCAGCAGACGTGGGTCGGCGGCGTGCGGCGCTGGGAGGCGCCGTGA
- a CDS encoding thiamine pyrophosphate-binding protein, translated as MSDDRFADTAGRAVLETIRGYGVDAVFGIPGTHNLELYRPLADLGMRAITNRHEQGSGYGADGWAQQTGLPGVVITTSGPGLQNAMSAVGTAFAESRPMLVLSPGVALGAEFADVGTLHETKDVSAMAGAVAAWSRRVTSAAEAVDAVHDAFALFRTGRPRPVHVEIPLDVLEAPAGVSAAARAPRPAPAPERGDPAAVRAASDLLRLARRPVVVAGGGATRASAQLQRLAERLGAPVLTTLNGKGALDEHHPLSLGANLRLAAARAVAEDADVLVVVGSKLGEAELWAPRLEARGRVVRIDVSAAQLHRNLGATVGIVGDAAAVLDHLLDGTPADRMLRPAPDLGDVRAAIDVERRGALPETVALGETIAAALPEDAIVAGDSSQIVYMALANALRLSRPHSLLYTPTYATLGYGLPAAIGARVASPDRPVVAVLGDGALMFSVAELVTAVEQRLDLTVVCVDNGGYAEIRQNEVDRGIAPIGVELVQPDWVALARAFGADARRAETHEAVARAIRDAIAAGGVQLVHVPQAALAAAHASRPSAPASASASSEEPA; from the coding sequence GTGAGCGACGACCGCTTCGCCGACACCGCCGGCCGCGCGGTGCTCGAGACCATCCGCGGCTACGGGGTCGATGCCGTGTTCGGCATCCCCGGCACCCACAACCTCGAGCTCTACCGGCCGCTCGCCGACCTCGGCATGCGCGCGATCACGAATCGGCACGAGCAGGGCTCGGGCTACGGCGCCGACGGATGGGCGCAGCAGACGGGGCTGCCGGGCGTCGTCATCACGACCTCGGGCCCGGGCCTGCAGAACGCGATGAGCGCCGTCGGCACCGCGTTCGCGGAGTCGCGGCCGATGCTCGTGCTCTCGCCGGGCGTCGCGCTCGGCGCGGAGTTCGCCGACGTCGGCACGCTGCACGAGACGAAGGACGTCTCGGCGATGGCGGGTGCCGTCGCCGCGTGGTCCAGGCGGGTGACGAGCGCCGCGGAGGCCGTCGACGCCGTGCACGACGCCTTCGCGCTCTTCCGCACCGGCCGTCCGCGGCCCGTGCACGTCGAGATCCCGCTCGACGTGCTGGAGGCGCCCGCGGGCGTGAGCGCCGCGGCGCGCGCCCCGCGTCCCGCCCCCGCACCCGAGCGCGGCGACCCGGCTGCGGTGCGCGCCGCATCCGACCTCCTGCGTCTGGCGCGGCGGCCGGTCGTCGTCGCGGGCGGCGGCGCGACGCGTGCGAGCGCGCAGCTGCAGCGGCTCGCCGAGCGCCTCGGCGCACCCGTGCTCACGACGCTGAACGGCAAGGGCGCGCTCGACGAGCACCACCCGCTGTCGCTCGGCGCGAACCTCCGGCTCGCCGCCGCCCGCGCCGTCGCCGAGGATGCGGACGTGCTCGTCGTCGTCGGCTCGAAGCTCGGAGAGGCGGAGCTGTGGGCGCCGCGCCTCGAGGCCCGCGGCCGCGTCGTGCGCATCGACGTGTCGGCGGCGCAGCTGCATCGCAACCTCGGCGCGACCGTCGGGATCGTCGGCGACGCCGCAGCCGTGCTCGACCACCTGCTCGACGGCACGCCCGCCGACCGCATGCTGCGGCCCGCGCCCGACCTCGGCGACGTCCGCGCGGCGATCGACGTCGAGCGCCGAGGCGCGCTGCCCGAGACGGTCGCGCTCGGCGAGACCATCGCCGCAGCGCTGCCGGAAGACGCGATCGTCGCCGGCGACTCCTCGCAGATCGTCTACATGGCGCTCGCGAACGCGCTGCGGCTGTCGCGGCCGCACTCGCTGCTCTACACGCCCACCTACGCGACGCTCGGCTACGGCCTGCCGGCGGCGATCGGCGCGCGCGTCGCGTCGCCCGACCGGCCGGTCGTCGCCGTGCTCGGCGACGGCGCCCTCATGTTCAGCGTCGCCGAGCTCGTCACGGCCGTCGAGCAGCGGCTCGACCTCACGGTCGTCTGCGTCGACAACGGCGGCTACGCCGAGATCCGCCAGAACGAGGTCGACCGCGGCATCGCACCCATCGGCGTCGAGCTCGTGCAGCCCGACTGGGTCGCGCTCGCCCGCGCGTTCGGCGCGGACGCGCGTCGCGCCGAGACGCACGAGGCCGTCGCGCGCGCCATCCGCGACGCGATCGCCGCGGGCGGCGTGCAGCTCGTGCACGTGCCGCAGGCGGCGCTCGCCGCGGCCCACGCCTCGCGTCCGTCCGCTCCCGCGTCCGCATCCGCATCATCCGAGGAGCCCGCATGA
- the speB gene encoding agmatinase, with protein MTDDRTHEPVGPVDASIVPRYAGIATFARLPRIEDVPRADVAVVGIPFDTGVSFRPGARFGPSHVREASRLLRPYNPAQDVSPFAVAQVVDAGDIPVNPFAIDEAVGEVERAVDALAARAPRIVTIGGDHTIALPLLRSVAKRHGPVAVLHFDAHLDTWDTYFGAPITHGTPFRRASEEGLIDLTASCHVGTRGPLYSKQDLVDDERLGFQVLTSERVEEEGVAAVIERMRARLGERPVYVSIDIDVLDPAHAPGTGTPEAGGLTSRELLRMLRALSDLHVVGADVVEVAPAYDHAQVTGIAASHVVYELVTLLAAQAAADR; from the coding sequence ATGACCGACGACCGCACCCACGAGCCCGTCGGACCCGTCGACGCATCGATCGTGCCGCGCTACGCGGGCATCGCGACGTTCGCGCGGCTGCCGCGCATCGAGGACGTGCCGCGCGCCGACGTCGCCGTCGTCGGCATCCCGTTCGACACCGGCGTGAGCTTCCGCCCCGGCGCGCGCTTCGGACCGAGCCACGTGCGGGAGGCGTCGCGGCTGCTGCGGCCGTACAACCCCGCGCAGGACGTCTCGCCGTTCGCGGTCGCGCAGGTGGTGGATGCGGGCGACATCCCCGTGAACCCGTTCGCGATCGACGAGGCGGTCGGCGAGGTCGAGCGCGCCGTCGACGCGCTCGCGGCACGTGCGCCGCGCATCGTGACGATCGGCGGCGACCACACCATCGCGCTGCCGCTGCTGCGGTCGGTCGCGAAGCGCCACGGTCCGGTCGCGGTGCTGCACTTCGACGCGCACCTCGACACGTGGGACACCTACTTCGGCGCGCCTATCACGCACGGCACGCCCTTCCGCCGTGCGAGCGAGGAGGGGCTCATCGACCTGACTGCGAGCTGCCACGTCGGCACGCGCGGACCGCTGTACTCGAAGCAGGACCTCGTCGACGACGAGCGGCTGGGCTTCCAGGTGCTCACGAGCGAGCGCGTCGAGGAGGAGGGCGTCGCGGCGGTGATCGAGCGGATGCGGGCGCGGCTGGGCGAGCGCCCCGTCTACGTGTCGATCGACATCGACGTGCTCGATCCCGCGCACGCGCCCGGCACGGGCACGCCCGAGGCGGGCGGTCTCACGAGCCGCGAGCTGCTGCGCATGCTGCGCGCGCTGTCCGACCTGCACGTCGTCGGCGCCGACGTCGTCGAGGTCGCGCCCGCGTACGACCACGCGCAGGTCACGGGCATCGCGGCGAGCCACGTCGTCTACGAGCTCGTGACGCTGCTCGCGGCGCAGGCCGCCGCCGACCGTTGA
- a CDS encoding MaoC family dehydratase, with product MTKGATMASLKEARYELVEVPERFGPVEVRVDRRFVLDYAFAQDDFGDWYFEESPFGGPIAHPLALANELLFLFYQGYDGNTAQGLHTHETLRFRSPVRRGETVTITGGYTEKYERRGQGYVTLEATATGEDGRILVEHVGREIMRTVAGDVVGGRRSEGEQRPRTVQGTVDADVPPIEVAAYGLPERAALPSRTTTFSQDQMSVFSWAGRGFANVHTSVEKAAASGLDRTIVQAQQQTGHVIANLVDVFGASWFTTGDLDLRFVSPAFVDETLTTSGAVLGEIGGRLEVEVWVEKADGTRTAVGWASAAIDDDPRRPASLL from the coding sequence GTGACGAAGGGAGCGACGATGGCGTCGTTGAAGGAGGCTCGCTACGAGCTGGTCGAGGTACCCGAGCGATTCGGACCCGTCGAGGTCCGCGTCGATCGTCGCTTCGTGCTCGACTACGCCTTCGCGCAGGACGACTTCGGCGACTGGTACTTCGAGGAGTCGCCGTTCGGCGGACCGATCGCGCATCCGCTCGCGCTCGCGAACGAGCTGCTCTTCCTCTTCTACCAGGGTTACGACGGCAACACGGCGCAGGGTCTGCACACGCACGAGACGCTGCGCTTCCGCTCGCCCGTGCGACGCGGCGAGACCGTGACGATCACCGGCGGCTACACCGAGAAGTACGAGCGCCGCGGCCAGGGATACGTGACGCTCGAAGCGACCGCCACGGGGGAGGACGGTCGGATCCTGGTCGAGCATGTCGGCCGCGAGATCATGCGCACGGTCGCCGGCGACGTCGTCGGAGGGCGGCGCTCCGAGGGCGAGCAGCGCCCGCGGACCGTGCAGGGCACCGTCGATGCCGACGTCCCGCCCATCGAGGTCGCCGCGTACGGCCTTCCCGAGCGCGCAGCGCTGCCGAGTCGCACCACGACCTTCTCCCAGGACCAGATGTCCGTCTTCTCCTGGGCAGGCCGAGGATTCGCGAACGTCCACACGAGCGTCGAGAAGGCCGCCGCCTCCGGCCTCGACCGCACCATCGTGCAGGCGCAGCAGCAGACCGGCCACGTCATCGCCAACCTCGTCGACGTCTTTGGCGCATCCTGGTTCACGACCGGGGACCTCGATCTTCGCTTCGTGTCGCCCGCGTTCGTCGACGAGACGCTCACGACCTCCGGTGCGGTCCTCGGCGAGATCGGCGGTCGACTCGAGGTCGAGGTCTGGGTCGAGAAGGCGGATGGCACTCGCACAGCCGTCGGCTGGGCCTCGGCGGCGATCGACGACGACCCTCGGCGACCCGCGTCGCTCCTCTGA
- a CDS encoding MFS transporter, translating into MAATIPTSQVERTRLARRAAVASLVGTAVEWYDYFIFGTASALVFGRLFFPSDGDPIYGTLAAFAVFGVGFFARPLGGVVFGHFGDRFGRKAALVTTLMMMGIATFLIGLLPTTEQIGIAAPILLVLLRLVQGFGVGGEWGGASLVAVEYAPDGKRGAYGSFPQIGNAVGLVMSTSIFAIVSTLPDEQLLSWGWRLPFLLSAVLIGVGLFIRFKLTETPTFQAAQEALEAKAEADRPKERLPIAELLRRFKRPLLLAMGMRFGEAVFGYIILTIGLTFATNYTDIGRTDILWASTIAAAIAIYTYYFFGRLSDRIGRRKVFILGAVVGAVVSFPFFWILDAGNIPMMYVIYAVAYAIGVGAVYGVEPSFFSELFGTKVRYTGVSLAAQLPSVLIGLWPLASTAIFAATGGDPWPIALITVAALALGGLCAYLAPETNATDMNAIGEEDR; encoded by the coding sequence ATGGCCGCCACCATCCCCACCAGTCAGGTCGAGCGCACGAGGCTCGCCCGCCGCGCAGCGGTCGCCAGCCTCGTCGGCACCGCCGTCGAGTGGTACGACTACTTCATCTTCGGCACCGCCTCGGCGCTCGTGTTCGGACGGCTGTTCTTCCCGAGCGACGGCGACCCGATCTACGGCACGCTCGCTGCCTTCGCGGTCTTCGGCGTCGGCTTCTTCGCGCGTCCGCTGGGTGGCGTCGTCTTCGGGCACTTCGGAGACCGGTTCGGTCGGAAGGCCGCGCTCGTCACGACGCTGATGATGATGGGCATCGCGACGTTCCTCATCGGCCTGCTGCCGACCACCGAGCAGATCGGCATCGCCGCGCCCATCCTGCTCGTCCTGCTGCGCCTCGTGCAGGGCTTCGGCGTCGGCGGCGAATGGGGCGGCGCGTCCCTCGTCGCGGTCGAGTACGCGCCGGACGGCAAGCGCGGCGCCTACGGCAGCTTCCCGCAGATCGGCAACGCCGTCGGCCTCGTCATGTCGACGAGCATCTTCGCGATCGTCTCCACCCTGCCGGACGAGCAACTCCTCAGCTGGGGCTGGCGACTGCCCTTCCTGCTCAGCGCCGTGCTCATCGGCGTCGGACTCTTCATCCGCTTCAAGCTCACCGAGACGCCGACGTTCCAGGCTGCGCAGGAGGCGCTCGAGGCGAAGGCGGAGGCCGATCGACCCAAGGAGCGGCTGCCGATCGCGGAGCTCCTCCGACGCTTCAAGCGCCCTCTCCTGCTGGCGATGGGCATGCGCTTCGGAGAGGCGGTCTTCGGCTACATCATCCTGACGATCGGCCTGACGTTCGCGACCAACTACACGGACATCGGCCGCACCGACATCCTGTGGGCGTCGACGATCGCGGCCGCGATCGCCATCTACACGTACTACTTCTTCGGCAGGCTCAGCGACCGCATCGGTCGACGGAAGGTCTTCATCCTGGGTGCCGTCGTCGGCGCGGTCGTCTCGTTCCCGTTCTTCTGGATCCTCGACGCCGGGAACATCCCGATGATGTACGTCATCTACGCGGTCGCCTACGCCATCGGCGTCGGCGCGGTCTATGGCGTCGAGCCCTCGTTCTTCTCCGAGCTGTTCGGCACGAAGGTCCGCTACACGGGCGTCTCGCTCGCCGCGCAGCTGCCGTCGGTGCTCATCGGCCTGTGGCCGCTCGCCTCCACCGCGATCTTCGCGGCGACCGGCGGCGACCCCTGGCCCATCGCGCTCATCACCGTCGCAGCGCTCGCACTCGGGGGTCTCTGCGCCTATCTCGCACCCGAGACCAACGCGACCGACATGAACGCGATCGGCGAGGAGGACCGATGA
- a CDS encoding MaoC family dehydratase — translation MIPATRDLTDPRRALEVDDLEAGLKEPEFDRLEIPEALGPVTVVVDDHKIKRFAFTQDDHHDWHLRASPFGGRRIAHASLLGNDLVQLFTTVYAASRVVGLHTEEQLWFDSPAYLDEEVTLSGTYTEAYERRGQGYVVMEASATGADGRSILRHRGVEILRTRPGDVAGRGSATPTAVDERVTGEVADDAPGLDASCPAPGQVLPALEKTFTTEQAAVFSRIGEYVRNIHNDLDLARAAGMRVPIVQGQQQFAAIAELLTREFGTGFLAGGWLRVKFLKTVDVHEPIRVRGVVTSVEDGRVQMQVWVRRADGALSAAGWASAAAPSESSVSTETEQ, via the coding sequence ATGATCCCGGCCACCCGAGACCTCACCGACCCGCGACGCGCCCTCGAGGTCGACGACCTCGAGGCCGGCCTGAAGGAGCCGGAGTTCGATCGCCTCGAGATCCCGGAGGCGCTCGGGCCCGTGACGGTCGTCGTCGACGATCACAAGATCAAGCGCTTCGCGTTCACGCAGGACGACCATCACGACTGGCACCTGCGAGCGAGCCCCTTCGGTGGGCGTCGCATCGCTCACGCGTCGCTGCTCGGGAACGACCTCGTGCAGCTCTTCACCACGGTCTACGCGGCGAGCCGCGTCGTCGGGCTGCACACGGAGGAGCAGCTGTGGTTCGACTCGCCCGCCTACCTCGACGAGGAGGTGACGCTGTCCGGCACCTACACCGAGGCGTACGAGCGACGGGGTCAGGGCTACGTCGTCATGGAGGCGAGCGCGACCGGCGCAGACGGTCGCAGCATCCTGCGCCACCGCGGCGTCGAGATCCTGCGAACTCGGCCAGGCGACGTCGCCGGGCGCGGCAGCGCGACGCCGACCGCGGTGGACGAGCGGGTGACGGGCGAGGTGGCGGACGACGCTCCTGGTCTCGACGCATCCTGTCCAGCACCCGGCCAGGTGCTGCCCGCGCTGGAGAAGACGTTCACGACCGAGCAGGCCGCCGTGTTCTCGCGCATCGGCGAGTACGTGCGGAACATCCACAACGACCTCGATCTGGCGAGGGCGGCCGGGATGCGCGTGCCGATCGTGCAGGGCCAGCAGCAGTTCGCCGCGATCGCCGAGCTGCTCACGCGCGAGTTCGGCACGGGATTCCTCGCGGGCGGATGGCTGCGCGTGAAGTTCCTCAAGACCGTCGACGTGCACGAGCCCATCCGGGTGCGCGGCGTCGTGACGTCCGTCGAGGACGGCCGCGTGCAGATGCAGGTGTGGGTGCGCAGGGCCGATGGTGCCCTGAGCGCCGCTGGATGGGCGAGCGCCGCCGCACCATCTGAGAGCAGCGTCTCGACCGAGACCGAGCAGTGA
- a CDS encoding thiamine pyrophosphate-binding protein, producing the protein MTNQITGGKLVVQMLESLGIEKVFGVVGGQTLAITDAIIDSPSIEMVHTRHENAAAVMADAYGRLTGRPAVAIATTGPGATNLLTGVGGAFRDSSPAFIITCNNNGENIHKDDAQNADHVEIFKPFTKWSRLVAHQTSITQAMAEAYVNAMTGNPGPVHLDFARDTIEQTFDAPEVPTTHPLRSWVASRPVAAPDRIAEVAARVLAAQRPVIWVGNGANRAQASQDVLALAEALAIPVITTFNGMGAVPTTHPLVFGALSRMGTNLSTRVIGDADLVLALGNSLNAVSTTRWRRQLPEVVQVDVDPAMIGRYYAEVTTGVVGDLAAFARDLVAATADEAASARAARESWIDELQQAERDWWAMSEDLAPANPGAVSPAVVVRALREVTPTDAVLIPDAGNPGVWSYLWEMSKPYRYIKPVGFGNMGFALPAAIASVVDDASRPVLALIGDGSLGMSLGELETLARAGGPVVVVVLNDSSYGNIRQEQVLHFDGRTIGVDFLDVDFAQVARGMGLDAVRVTDVEALVVAVRDGFASGRPTLVDVVLDRAADAWTYPAFMPHDS; encoded by the coding sequence ATGACGAATCAGATCACGGGCGGGAAGCTCGTCGTGCAGATGCTCGAGTCGCTGGGCATCGAGAAGGTGTTCGGCGTGGTCGGCGGGCAGACGCTCGCGATCACCGACGCCATCATCGACAGCCCGAGCATCGAGATGGTGCACACGCGCCACGAGAACGCGGCGGCGGTGATGGCGGACGCCTACGGCCGCCTGACCGGTCGACCTGCGGTCGCGATCGCGACCACGGGACCCGGTGCGACGAACCTGCTGACGGGCGTCGGTGGCGCTTTCCGCGACTCCAGCCCCGCGTTCATCATCACCTGCAACAACAATGGCGAGAACATCCACAAGGACGACGCGCAGAACGCCGACCACGTCGAGATCTTCAAGCCGTTCACGAAGTGGTCGCGGCTCGTGGCGCATCAGACGAGCATCACCCAGGCGATGGCCGAGGCGTACGTGAACGCGATGACGGGCAACCCCGGTCCCGTCCATCTCGACTTCGCACGCGACACGATCGAGCAGACGTTCGATGCTCCGGAGGTGCCGACGACGCATCCGCTGCGTTCGTGGGTCGCCTCGCGACCCGTCGCCGCTCCGGATCGCATCGCGGAGGTCGCCGCACGGGTCCTCGCCGCCCAGCGGCCCGTCATCTGGGTCGGCAACGGCGCCAACCGCGCGCAGGCGTCTCAGGATGTGCTCGCGCTCGCGGAGGCGCTCGCGATCCCCGTCATCACGACGTTCAACGGCATGGGCGCCGTGCCGACGACGCACCCGCTCGTGTTCGGCGCCCTGAGCCGGATGGGCACGAACCTCTCGACCCGCGTCATCGGCGACGCTGATCTCGTGCTCGCACTCGGCAACAGCCTGAACGCCGTGTCCACGACGCGGTGGCGGCGGCAGCTGCCGGAGGTGGTGCAGGTCGACGTGGACCCGGCCATGATCGGGCGCTACTACGCCGAGGTCACCACCGGCGTCGTCGGCGACCTCGCCGCCTTCGCTCGGGATCTCGTCGCCGCGACCGCGGACGAGGCGGCATCGGCTCGCGCGGCGCGCGAGTCGTGGATCGACGAGCTGCAGCAGGCCGAGCGCGACTGGTGGGCCATGTCCGAGGACCTCGCGCCCGCGAACCCGGGCGCGGTGTCGCCTGCCGTCGTCGTCCGCGCGCTGCGCGAGGTGACGCCGACCGACGCCGTCCTCATCCCGGATGCGGGCAACCCAGGCGTGTGGTCGTACCTGTGGGAGATGTCGAAGCCATACCGCTACATCAAGCCCGTCGGCTTCGGCAACATGGGCTTCGCCTTGCCCGCCGCCATCGCGTCCGTCGTCGACGACGCATCGCGTCCGGTGCTGGCGCTCATCGGCGACGGTTCCCTCGGCATGAGCCTCGGCGAGCTCGAGACGCTCGCGCGCGCCGGCGGTCCCGTCGTCGTCGTCGTGCTCAACGACTCGTCGTACGGGAACATCCGCCAGGAGCAGGTGCTGCACTTCGACGGCCGCACGATCGGGGTCGACTTCCTCGACGTGGACTTCGCGCAGGTCGCGCGTGGGATGGGATTGGATGCCGTGCGGGTCACGGACGTCGAGGCGCTCGTCGTCGCCGTGCGAGACGGCTTCGCGTCCGGCCGGCCGACGCTCGTCGACGTCGTGCTCGACCGTGCAGCCGACGCGTGGACCTATCCGGCCTTCATGCCGCACGACAGCTGA
- a CDS encoding CaiB/BaiF CoA transferase family protein, with the protein METAGEATGPLEGVKVLDLSRFIAGPLCAQILGDFGAEVVKVERPTGEDSRHHGPYWQGESIYMFLYHRNKHAASLDTRHPEALGILEDLVRWADVVIENYRPGTMEAMGLGYERMRALNEDVILVSISGFGQTGPDSRRALFDAISQASSGLMSVTGEPDGKPTLSGTYIADYTTGYQGAIGAMAALAHRERTGEGQLVDVASYDTMFSALGTRLIAELMLGLELPRSGSRDLLTAPVNVYEAADGPIYIQAGTASLFPRLCAVMGRQDLADDERFRTVEGRLAQQEHLESVIQSWAGTRTCAEIATALDHAGVPYAKVASIAEVAASPQIAARGMIVEAEHPELGTIRMPANPIHMEKSPPTIRKAPPRVGEDNDHVYRGILGMSADDVERLRAEGAI; encoded by the coding sequence ATGGAGACCGCAGGAGAGGCTACGGGCCCGCTCGAGGGTGTCAAGGTGCTCGATCTGTCGAGGTTCATCGCGGGGCCGCTGTGCGCGCAGATCCTGGGGGACTTCGGGGCCGAGGTCGTCAAGGTCGAGCGCCCGACCGGCGAGGACTCGCGCCACCACGGGCCCTACTGGCAGGGCGAGAGCATCTACATGTTCCTGTACCACCGCAACAAGCACGCGGCATCCCTCGACACGAGGCACCCGGAGGCGCTCGGCATCCTCGAGGACCTCGTGCGCTGGGCGGACGTCGTCATCGAGAACTATCGCCCCGGCACGATGGAGGCGATGGGGCTGGGCTACGAGCGGATGCGAGCCCTGAACGAGGACGTCATCCTCGTGTCGATCTCGGGATTCGGGCAGACGGGGCCCGACTCGCGTCGCGCGCTGTTCGACGCCATCTCGCAGGCGTCGTCCGGACTCATGAGCGTCACCGGCGAGCCTGACGGCAAGCCGACGCTGTCGGGGACGTACATCGCGGACTACACGACGGGCTACCAGGGCGCCATCGGCGCGATGGCGGCTCTCGCGCATCGCGAGCGCACGGGCGAGGGGCAGCTGGTGGACGTCGCCTCGTACGACACCATGTTCTCCGCGCTCGGGACGCGGCTGATCGCCGAGCTCATGCTCGGTCTCGAGCTGCCGAGATCCGGCTCGCGGGACCTGCTGACCGCGCCCGTCAACGTGTACGAGGCGGCCGACGGGCCGATCTACATCCAGGCCGGGACGGCGTCGCTGTTCCCGCGACTGTGCGCGGTCATGGGACGGCAGGATCTCGCGGACGACGAGCGGTTCCGCACCGTCGAGGGCCGGCTGGCCCAGCAGGAGCACCTCGAGAGCGTCATCCAGTCGTGGGCCGGTACGCGCACGTGCGCCGAGATCGCGACGGCGCTCGACCACGCCGGCGTGCCCTACGCGAAGGTCGCGTCGATCGCCGAGGTCGCCGCATCGCCGCAGATCGCGGCGCGCGGCATGATCGTCGAGGCCGAGCATCCCGAGCTCGGCACGATCAGGATGCCGGCGAATCCCATTCACATGGAGAAGTCGCCGCCGACCATCCGCAAGGCGCCGCCGCGCGTGGGCGAGGACAACGACCACGTCTACCGTGGCATCCTCGGGATGTCGGCCGACGACGTCGAGCGGCTGCGAGCGGAGGGCGCGATCTGA